GCCTGGGGCGCATTCCTGCACCAGGGCCAGATCTGCATGGCGACCGGCCTGGTTCTTGTCGACGAAAAGATCGAGCAGGCGCTCACGGAGCGGCTGGTGTCGAAGGCACAGCATTTGCCGGCGGGCGATCCTTCGACCAACCGGGTCGCGCTCGGCCCAATCATCGCCGATTCCCAGGTCGCAAGCATCCAGACGATCGTCGACGATGCCGTCGCCAAGGGAGCCCGACTGCTCGCCGGCGGAACACATGACGGCCGCTACTATCCAGCGACCGTTCTTGGCGGCGTCAAGCCGGGCATGCTCGCCTTCGACGAGGAAATCTTCGGTCCGGTCGCGTGCATCGTCGCATTCAAGACCGACGAGGAGGCGATAGAACTTGCCAACCGCTCCGAATACGGACTCGCCGCAGGCGTGATCTCTGCCGATCTGCGCCGCGCCATTTCCGTTGGCGACCAGCTGAACGTCGGCCAGTTGCACATCAACGACCAGACCGTGAATGGCGGGCCCTACGCTCCCTTCGGTGGCCGGGGAAAGTCCGGTAACGGCACGCGTGTCGGCGGCCCAGCGGACATCGAGGAATTCACCCAATGGCAGTGGGTGTCGGTGAAGGACGCCGCGACGTCCTATCCGTTCTGAAACCAGCGGCGAACCAGGCGGCGGCAAGGGCCCGTTGGCCCGCTCGCGGCAAGAATTCATTCTGACCAAGACAGGAACGAGACATGACCCTCAATGGAAAGACCATTGTCATCACCGGCGCATCTTCAGGCATCGGCGGCGAAGTCGCCCGCCTCGCCCGCTTCCACGGCGCCCACGTCGTCGGCGTCGACCGCAACGAGGCGACGCTAACCCTCGACGGTTTCGTCAAGGCCGACCTCAGCGATCCGGCAGCAATCGACGCGGCCGTGACCCAACTGCCGGATCGGATCGACGCTCTCATCAATGCCGCAGGCGTTCCGGGGACCGTCGACCGCGATATCGTCGCCAGGGTCAACTATCTCGGCGTGCGCCACCTGACGGAACTCGTGGTCGACCGCATGCCGCAGGGCGGCTCGATCGTCAATTTCGCCTCCATCCTGGGCGCCGAATGGCCGAGACGCGTCGAGGCCCACAGGGCCCTGGCCGCCAGCGCCAGCTTCGCCGAAGGCCTAGCGTGGCTCGAGGAGAACCCGGTCCGGCAGGAGACCTGCTATCAGTATCTCAAGGA
The Ensifer sp. WSM1721 genome window above contains:
- a CDS encoding coniferyl-alcohol dehydrogenase, coding for MTLNGKTIVITGASSGIGGEVARLARFHGAHVVGVDRNEATLTLDGFVKADLSDPAAIDAAVTQLPDRIDALINAAGVPGTVDRDIVARVNYLGVRHLTELVVDRMPQGGSIVNFASILGAEWPRRVEAHRALAASASFAEGLAWLEENPVRQETCYQYLKEALIVWSHKRSFELFMRHDIRMNSVAPGPVFTPILGDFINMLGPERVEHDATRMKRPAFADEIAGPVLFLCSDAARWVVGINLPIDGGLAAAYI